From the Bacteroidia bacterium genome, one window contains:
- a CDS encoding BatD family protein has translation MNSVRRHAPMISLLPGGALALLCLLCLAIPAAAQQAQFMASVDRTEVPMGQQFQVTFTLSGGSLKRYSDFRAPDMNRDFLTLAGPSTSQSMQVINGRVSTSIAWTFVLQARNTGTFTLPPASINYDGAVMKTNTIKITVTRAAPQTQQQQQQGRQQGGNAQVELGDNLFIRAIANKTNVWMGEPITVTYKLYSRVAFQLDNPIKLPRMIGFWSEDIEAPTQLQPRVEVYNGKQYETYMLRKVLYFPTQSGNLTIEPFEIGTTVRARKRRSTGDDFFDRFFSDPYFDSYESVKKTLLTEKVKVTVKPLPEEGKPKNFTGVVGSYSMDASLDRTQLKTNETATLTLLLKGKGNLRLLDAPVLEFPSGIDHYDPTITEDVKLSEGSMTGSKTFEYLLVPRFPGKSTIPPVEFSYFDLDKKRYATLRSDAFSLTIEEGESRRQAGTVEQKMIDYLALDVRAPKALPPDGIRPGRQGIGVIGLAGLYILPLLAFVGALAWKRRYDRIHGDTAGLKRRRATRVAEKHLGRSKQYLDKGNIDEYYLEIARALWGYVQDTLGLPTSMTASATVAEQLAARDVPDEVVQRMLRALHAVDYARFSPSRAEMAEMRDLYTGSKNAIIETEQNLKGRKS, from the coding sequence ATGAACTCCGTGCGCAGACATGCTCCCATGATATCCCTGCTGCCGGGCGGCGCGCTCGCCCTGCTGTGTCTCTTGTGCCTGGCGATACCGGCGGCGGCACAGCAGGCGCAATTCATGGCCAGCGTGGACAGGACGGAAGTGCCGATGGGACAGCAGTTCCAGGTGACGTTCACACTATCGGGCGGGAGTCTCAAGCGCTATTCCGACTTCCGTGCCCCGGATATGAATCGCGACTTCCTCACCCTCGCCGGCCCCAGCACCTCGCAGAGCATGCAGGTAATCAACGGACGCGTGTCCACCAGTATCGCCTGGACCTTTGTCTTACAGGCTCGAAATACAGGGACGTTTACGCTCCCGCCGGCGTCCATCAATTACGATGGCGCGGTCATGAAGACCAATACGATCAAAATTACCGTCACCCGCGCCGCGCCGCAGACGCAGCAGCAACAGCAGCAAGGCCGGCAGCAGGGCGGAAATGCGCAGGTGGAACTCGGCGACAATCTCTTCATTCGCGCTATCGCCAACAAGACCAATGTGTGGATGGGCGAGCCCATCACCGTGACCTACAAACTGTATTCGCGCGTGGCCTTTCAATTGGATAATCCCATCAAGCTGCCGCGCATGATCGGTTTCTGGAGCGAAGACATCGAAGCGCCGACACAGCTGCAGCCCCGGGTTGAAGTGTACAACGGCAAGCAGTACGAAACCTATATGCTGCGCAAGGTGCTCTACTTCCCGACACAGTCCGGCAATCTCACCATCGAGCCCTTCGAAATCGGAACCACGGTGCGTGCCCGCAAACGCCGTAGCACCGGCGATGACTTCTTCGACCGCTTTTTCAGCGACCCGTATTTCGATTCCTATGAGAGCGTGAAGAAAACCCTGCTGACCGAAAAGGTGAAGGTGACGGTCAAGCCCCTGCCGGAGGAGGGAAAACCGAAGAACTTCACCGGTGTCGTGGGCAGCTACAGCATGGATGCTTCGCTGGACAGGACACAACTCAAAACCAATGAAACCGCCACGCTGACTCTGCTGCTCAAGGGAAAAGGGAACCTCCGTCTGCTCGATGCCCCCGTACTGGAATTTCCGTCCGGCATCGATCACTACGATCCGACCATCACGGAGGATGTGAAGCTGTCGGAAGGATCCATGACCGGATCCAAGACCTTCGAGTATCTTTTAGTGCCGCGTTTCCCGGGCAAGTCCACGATACCGCCGGTCGAGTTCAGCTATTTCGACCTGGACAAAAAGCGCTATGCCACGCTTCGCAGCGACGCCTTCTCCCTCACCATCGAGGAGGGGGAATCGCGCCGACAGGCGGGTACCGTCGAGCAGAAAATGATAGATTATCTCGCGCTCGACGTCCGCGCTCCGAAAGCGCTGCCTCCCGACGGCATCCGGCCCGGCCGGCAGGGGATAGGAGTCATCGGACTGGCGGGTCTGTATATTCTGCCGCTCCTGGCTTTCGTCGGAGCGCTTGCATGGAAACGTCGTTACGACCGTATTCATGGCGACACCGCCGGGCTCAAGCGCCGCCGCGCCACACGCGTCGCGGAGAAGCATCTCGGACGCTCCAAGCAATATCTGGATAAAGGCAACATTGACGAGTACTATCTCGAAATCGCGCGGGCGCTCTGGGGCTATGTGCAGGACACGCTTGGTCTCCCCACATCCATGACGGCGTCTGCGACCGTGGCCGAGCAGCTCGCGGCGCGCGATGTGCCGGACGAAGTTGTGCAACGCATGCTCCGCGCCCTGCACGCGGTAGACTATGCCCGTTTTTCTCCTTCGCGAGCCGAGATGGCCGAAATGCGCGATTTGTACACCGGCAGCAAGAATGCGATTATCGAGACGGAGCAGAATCTGAAGGGGAGGAAATCATGA
- a CDS encoding response regulator transcription factor, protein MMRTNNITILIADDHPMFRRGLKESIEEIERFQIVAECQNGAIALEKIRLLRPQITILDMEMPQMGGLDVALHLQREELHTGLIFLTVHDDEAMFRRAMDLGARGYILKEAVVNEIVQGIEVVADGDFYISPLLSSRLLQMTRNNDGNVASQAGLSNLTPAERRILKLIAEELSTDEIADKLCVSPRTVEHHRSNMNHKLGLSGSYALVRFALKNAKLL, encoded by the coding sequence ATGATGCGTACGAACAACATCACCATTCTGATCGCCGACGATCACCCGATGTTCCGCAGGGGACTGAAGGAGTCGATAGAGGAGATCGAACGCTTCCAAATCGTCGCGGAATGCCAGAACGGAGCCATCGCCCTGGAGAAAATCCGTTTGCTGCGTCCGCAAATAACCATTCTCGACATGGAAATGCCGCAGATGGGTGGGCTCGACGTGGCGCTGCATTTGCAACGGGAGGAATTGCACACCGGCTTGATTTTTCTCACCGTTCACGACGACGAGGCCATGTTTCGCCGCGCCATGGATCTTGGCGCGCGCGGATACATACTTAAGGAGGCCGTGGTCAACGAGATTGTGCAGGGCATCGAGGTGGTCGCGGACGGCGATTTCTACATCAGTCCGCTGCTCTCCTCCCGACTCCTGCAGATGACGCGCAACAACGACGGGAACGTCGCGTCACAGGCCGGCCTCTCGAATCTGACACCGGCGGAGCGCCGTATCCTCAAACTGATCGCCGAAGAACTCAGTACCGATGAAATAGCCGATAAACTCTGTGTCAGTCCGCGTACGGTCGAACATCATCGTTCGAATATGAACCATAAACTGGGTTTGTCGGGTTCGTACGCGCTCGTGCGTTTCGCGCTCAAAAATGCGAAGCTGCTGTAG
- a CDS encoding SPOR domain-containing protein codes for MIAREGYRSVVYHRLAAAFLAVQLVACSSSGPDNTHRSVSDRTKRTAVPDEAEGTGEGKAIVGRDAARGDSASHTDIRSRKNVNPAAPKPAYSERSERVMGFRLQLHSTTDHAEARSVMSTMRQRLDSLGMEQGRMDLVFDAPYYKLRYGDYLMKADADRERGVFHELGFPAAFVVRDHIVRVIRERTK; via the coding sequence ATGATCGCGCGGGAGGGGTATCGTAGCGTCGTGTATCATCGCCTAGCCGCGGCCTTTCTCGCGGTGCAACTCGTCGCCTGCTCCTCTTCCGGACCCGACAATACGCACCGCTCAGTTTCCGATCGGACCAAACGCACGGCAGTTCCCGACGAAGCAGAAGGGACAGGAGAGGGAAAGGCGATAGTGGGGCGTGATGCGGCGCGAGGAGACAGTGCATCGCATACCGACATCCGGTCCCGGAAAAATGTCAATCCTGCCGCGCCAAAACCGGCCTACTCCGAGCGCAGTGAACGCGTCATGGGCTTTCGTCTGCAATTGCATTCCACCACCGATCACGCCGAAGCACGCAGCGTCATGAGTACGATGCGGCAGCGACTGGATTCGCTCGGTATGGAGCAAGGGCGCATGGACCTGGTGTTCGACGCGCCGTATTACAAACTGCGCTACGGCGACTACCTCATGAAAGCCGATGCCGACCGCGAACGCGGAGTGTTTCACGAACTGGGGTTTCCGGCGGCCTTTGTCGTTCGCGATCACATTGTGCGCGTCATCAGGGAAAGAACGAAATGA
- the deoC gene encoding deoxyribose-phosphate aldolase → MLAGIIDHTLLKPEAGERSIVQLCDEARTYTFASVCVNPSWVRLCSTILHDSAVAVCTVIGFPLGCSKTEAKIRETELAARDGAREFDMVMHIGRFKDRDFAYVEHDIAQVVRTAQTALPDGLVKVILETALLNEQEIAEACRIALHAGAHFVKTSTGFGPGGATVEAVRLMRATVGSDCGVKASGGIRDRATALAMVEAGADRLGTSSGIILLTK, encoded by the coding sequence ATGCTCGCCGGGATCATTGACCATACGCTGCTGAAGCCCGAGGCGGGAGAGCGTTCCATCGTGCAACTATGCGACGAAGCGCGCACCTACACCTTCGCATCCGTGTGTGTCAATCCATCCTGGGTGCGGCTGTGTTCTACGATTCTTCACGATTCTGCGGTTGCGGTATGCACCGTGATCGGTTTTCCTCTGGGGTGTTCAAAAACGGAAGCGAAAATTCGCGAAACCGAATTGGCCGCGCGTGATGGCGCGCGTGAATTCGATATGGTTATGCACATCGGGCGCTTCAAGGACAGGGATTTCGCGTATGTGGAACACGACATTGCGCAGGTGGTGCGCACAGCGCAAACAGCACTTCCGGACGGCCTCGTCAAGGTCATCCTCGAAACGGCACTGCTGAACGAACAAGAAATCGCCGAAGCCTGCCGTATCGCGCTGCACGCGGGTGCCCATTTCGTGAAGACCTCCACCGGTTTCGGACCCGGTGGCGCTACAGTGGAGGCGGTGCGCCTCATGCGCGCAACGGTGGGCAGTGACTGCGGCGTAAAAGCCAGCGGCGGGATTCGCGATCGCGCGACGGCGCTCGCCATGGTGGAAGCCGGAGCCGATCGCCTCGGCACCAGTTCCGGAATCATACTACTGACAAAATAA
- a CDS encoding SPOR domain-containing protein → MKTLPRSILWGLLISLPLFLASCSSSEEISDAASSTEGDEAVFERVDKEESIIPETDVPSDAKPAQPQPAKAERTVPVQPQSDPPTAQEAPAVPARQETQVPPVQPDATETKQPADAGASGTMMWSVQLGAFKSEAGALQLIEEVKKKFNQPVYKRYDAVTGYYKVTLGSYQLREDASRFKLDVQSRGYPDAFVVEVAR, encoded by the coding sequence ATGAAAACCCTTCCACGCAGTATTCTCTGGGGCCTGCTTATAAGTCTGCCGCTCTTCCTGGCTTCCTGCAGTTCCAGTGAAGAGATCAGCGACGCCGCTTCGAGCACCGAGGGTGACGAAGCGGTGTTCGAACGCGTCGACAAAGAAGAGTCCATCATTCCGGAGACCGACGTGCCCTCCGACGCAAAGCCCGCACAACCGCAGCCCGCCAAAGCCGAACGCACTGTTCCCGTGCAACCGCAGAGCGATCCTCCCACGGCGCAGGAAGCCCCCGCCGTTCCCGCCCGTCAGGAAACACAGGTCCCGCCGGTGCAGCCCGATGCAACCGAGACAAAACAGCCTGCGGACGCCGGTGCCAGCGGCACGATGATGTGGAGCGTTCAGCTTGGGGCATTCAAGAGCGAAGCCGGCGCACTCCAGCTCATCGAAGAAGTGAAGAAGAAATTCAATCAGCCGGTGTACAAGCGCTACGATGCCGTCACAGGGTACTACAAAGTGACGCTCGGTTCCTACCAGCTTCGTGAGGATGCCTCGCGTTTCAAGCTTGACGTGCAGTCCCGCGGCTATCCCGATGCTTTCGTTGTCGAAGTGGCGCGTTGA
- a CDS encoding YfiM family protein, whose amino-acid sequence MSVTFRSVELRRSPMETGKAVHGGISFLWKTDGYIRCIALVVLLLLLPFTASSADPDSLAEQGPSLLTGGAVTAGYFALSLYVLGNTWYKDKAVVPFHFSNDNAAWMQVDKCGHAFGAYVYSYVGYHGMLAAGMRRRDAPLFGATLGALMQTPIEIMDGLHEGYGFSWGDVVANTAGSGLVLGQELLLGEQLLKLKFSYSPSPYAAHGNGELGTTDLDRVLKDYNGQTYWLSLPITALVGESLLPPWICAAVGYGADGMYGAFDNHAALRDTRIPVVSRRRQVFFSLDVDWSRIETDSSLLRLLLQGLDFVKLPFPAIEVTSDGAVRAHVVFF is encoded by the coding sequence ATGTCTGTGACCTTCCGTTCCGTCGAACTGCGCCGCTCCCCCATGGAAACAGGCAAGGCCGTGCACGGCGGCATATCGTTCCTCTGGAAAACCGACGGATACATCCGCTGTATCGCACTCGTCGTGCTGTTGCTGCTTCTGCCGTTCACTGCCTCCTCTGCCGATCCCGACTCACTTGCAGAGCAGGGACCGTCTCTCCTCACCGGCGGGGCAGTCACCGCCGGGTATTTTGCGTTGTCGCTGTATGTTCTGGGCAACACCTGGTACAAGGACAAGGCGGTGGTGCCGTTTCATTTCTCCAATGACAATGCGGCCTGGATGCAGGTGGACAAATGCGGACATGCCTTCGGGGCCTATGTGTACAGCTATGTCGGCTACCATGGGATGCTCGCGGCCGGAATGCGGAGACGGGATGCTCCTCTTTTCGGCGCCACGCTCGGTGCACTCATGCAGACGCCTATCGAGATCATGGACGGCCTGCACGAGGGCTATGGCTTTTCCTGGGGTGATGTCGTTGCGAATACGGCAGGGAGTGGACTCGTACTGGGACAGGAACTGCTACTCGGCGAACAGCTTCTGAAGCTCAAATTCAGTTACAGCCCCTCACCGTACGCAGCGCACGGCAACGGAGAGCTCGGCACGACGGATCTGGACCGCGTACTCAAGGACTATAACGGGCAGACCTACTGGCTGAGTCTGCCAATCACTGCGCTCGTGGGTGAGAGCTTGCTGCCGCCATGGATATGTGCCGCTGTCGGGTACGGAGCAGACGGCATGTATGGCGCGTTCGACAATCACGCTGCTCTGCGTGACACACGCATTCCCGTTGTTTCTCGCAGACGTCAAGTATTCTTCTCCCTTGATGTGGACTGGTCGCGAATCGAAACCGATTCATCGCTTCTCCGTCTTCTCCTCCAGGGCCTCGACTTCGTCAAGCTGCCGTTTCCGGCAATAGAAGTCACTTCCGACGGCGCTGTCAGAGCGCATGTGGTCTTTTTCTGA
- a CDS encoding tetratricopeptide repeat protein, translating to MKTRRHCIVLCIVVWGVFVPAGSAFCQKAILDSLERVVASRSVRDTLRAAALIDLCYAYLNSGSTKALKVAREASEIAAESGNKRMKIRCAIALANAESQRKNNEASRKHIDDALASAELLHDDQLIAASLNALSNLHRGTGEDAKALVCSQRALSYLEKTGDTRGVCQTLYNIGQIHSKLENPEKAMEALRRCKETGERIGFKEAVVRATTAMGSVYSKTHEFDKALACYSQAITLYTEMRNPYGVAFSYGSLGWVHHELGNHPEAITALDRAITDYEKLGDKTNLAVNVLAKGRVLYRMGRYDEAEEALQRALQLKRSIGDRRGAAALLSYLGNIPLVRNQLKQARALFSESLDSCRATGDRQGEQMALLNLGIVEDKQGNYKRAIEYYRESLQISRELKDPTGIAKCFNNIAKIHLTQGRLGQALEYFNQSLELARKEQLHDEAMILNNIGAIHTAQGRIDVALACYEKSLSIAERREDRRIMVSVLQNLVRLLSEQGRFDEAKEYNDQSLKLSRQMEDRRGIAAAYANHANFLSRAGRHDEALRYANMSLELADEAMDVQAQGIATHQKGIIYTNMGQFAPAREYLTRSLTLREGSEDAEGTALSFLDIASLDVKLGRIDDARKNCERARDIARQSGYVVILKNAMRMLSDLSALAGRYDTAYEQYQRYTALKDSLLNESNARHLAELQERYEREKNQTTIALLQKEKEVQDLEIIKSRDALKLQELLAERENQRNQALRFELDLAEHEKNRAWADAEMRKEINLRRAEENERMKIESENSKLSAENARFTRNALIVGLALVLALAVMFVNRFRQKQKLSELRAKEAEFQGPAATMQAMAVSLEAERKERAMQQEFARRLLSSQEEERARIARELHDSLSQGLIVVKNRAMMGMRNVDNKEKLIAQLEAISEAATESLTDVRQISRDLRPHQLDQLGITEALRSMIQNLTATTEMTLDLDFDSIDDRFSRDDEIAIFRIVQEAMNNIHKHAGASHVAVHLRNEDNEVRIFIRDNGVGFDVNSATRGFGIQGMGERVRILGGRMTIDSRKGEGSTITLTIPRDGNSNVITNLGILKRRQQDGMRAV from the coding sequence ATGAAAACACGGCGACATTGCATCGTACTCTGCATTGTGGTGTGGGGAGTGTTCGTCCCTGCCGGGAGCGCCTTCTGCCAGAAAGCCATTCTCGATTCCCTCGAACGTGTTGTCGCGTCACGAAGTGTTCGCGATACATTACGTGCCGCGGCTCTGATTGACCTCTGCTATGCGTACCTGAACTCCGGTTCCACGAAGGCGTTGAAGGTGGCGCGTGAAGCGTCGGAAATTGCGGCGGAAAGTGGTAATAAGCGGATGAAAATCCGTTGTGCGATCGCTCTCGCCAATGCAGAATCGCAACGAAAGAATAACGAGGCTTCCCGCAAGCACATCGACGACGCGCTCGCCTCAGCCGAGCTGCTGCACGACGACCAACTCATCGCAGCATCACTGAACGCCTTGTCCAATCTTCATCGTGGAACCGGTGAAGACGCAAAAGCGCTGGTCTGTTCACAGAGGGCCTTGAGCTACCTTGAGAAAACAGGTGACACACGCGGTGTATGCCAGACGCTGTATAACATCGGGCAGATTCACAGCAAGCTGGAGAACCCCGAAAAGGCCATGGAGGCCCTCCGCCGCTGCAAGGAGACGGGAGAGCGGATCGGGTTCAAAGAGGCCGTCGTACGGGCGACCACCGCGATGGGCAGTGTCTATTCCAAAACGCACGAGTTTGATAAGGCACTGGCGTGTTACTCTCAGGCGATCACGCTCTACACCGAGATGCGGAATCCGTACGGAGTTGCTTTCTCGTATGGAAGCCTCGGTTGGGTGCACCACGAGTTGGGGAATCATCCCGAAGCGATCACCGCACTTGACCGTGCGATCACTGATTACGAGAAACTCGGAGATAAAACCAATCTGGCTGTGAATGTGCTTGCCAAGGGCAGGGTACTGTACCGCATGGGCCGATATGACGAAGCCGAAGAGGCGTTACAGCGTGCACTGCAACTGAAGCGAAGTATCGGGGATCGTCGCGGCGCCGCAGCCCTCCTCTCGTACCTCGGCAATATTCCTCTCGTCCGCAATCAACTGAAACAGGCGCGGGCATTGTTCTCTGAGAGCCTTGATTCCTGCAGGGCGACAGGCGATAGACAGGGGGAGCAAATGGCATTGCTGAATCTCGGAATCGTGGAAGATAAACAGGGCAACTATAAGCGCGCCATCGAGTACTATCGAGAGAGTCTTCAGATTTCGCGTGAATTGAAAGACCCGACAGGCATCGCCAAGTGCTTCAACAACATCGCGAAGATTCATCTCACGCAAGGGCGACTCGGTCAGGCGCTCGAGTATTTCAATCAAAGTCTTGAGCTCGCGCGGAAAGAGCAACTTCACGACGAAGCCATGATTCTCAACAATATCGGTGCCATCCATACCGCGCAAGGCCGCATTGATGTCGCTCTCGCCTGCTACGAAAAAAGTTTAAGCATCGCCGAACGACGCGAGGACCGCCGCATCATGGTGAGTGTGCTGCAAAATCTTGTACGGTTGCTCTCCGAACAGGGTCGTTTCGATGAAGCGAAGGAATACAACGACCAGTCGCTGAAACTGAGCAGACAAATGGAGGACAGGCGGGGAATCGCCGCCGCCTATGCCAACCATGCGAATTTTCTCAGCCGCGCGGGACGTCATGATGAGGCATTACGCTATGCGAATATGAGTCTGGAACTCGCCGACGAGGCCATGGACGTACAAGCACAAGGTATCGCCACCCATCAAAAAGGCATTATCTACACCAATATGGGGCAATTCGCTCCTGCCCGCGAATACCTGACGCGAAGTCTTACACTCCGGGAGGGGAGCGAAGACGCTGAAGGCACCGCGCTGTCATTCCTGGATATTGCTTCGCTCGATGTGAAACTCGGACGCATCGACGATGCGCGGAAAAACTGTGAACGTGCCCGTGATATCGCCCGGCAGAGCGGGTATGTCGTGATTCTGAAAAATGCCATGCGGATGTTGAGTGACCTGTCCGCGCTCGCCGGTCGGTACGACACCGCGTACGAGCAGTATCAGCGCTACACCGCACTGAAGGATTCGCTCCTCAACGAATCCAACGCGCGACATCTCGCGGAACTCCAGGAACGCTACGAACGAGAAAAAAATCAGACGACAATCGCGTTGCTGCAAAAGGAAAAAGAAGTGCAGGATCTGGAAATCATCAAGAGCCGGGATGCGCTGAAATTGCAGGAACTGCTGGCGGAACGCGAGAATCAGCGAAATCAGGCCTTGCGCTTCGAGTTGGACCTTGCAGAACACGAAAAAAATCGCGCCTGGGCGGACGCCGAGATGCGAAAAGAAATCAACCTGCGCCGCGCCGAAGAGAACGAGCGCATGAAAATCGAGAGTGAAAACAGCAAACTGTCGGCCGAAAATGCGCGATTCACGCGCAATGCGCTGATCGTCGGATTGGCTCTCGTCCTTGCTCTGGCGGTGATGTTCGTCAACCGCTTCCGGCAGAAGCAGAAGCTGAGTGAGCTCCGCGCCAAGGAAGCCGAATTCCAGGGCCCGGCCGCTACCATGCAGGCCATGGCTGTTTCACTTGAAGCGGAACGAAAGGAGCGTGCGATGCAACAGGAGTTTGCCCGTCGGCTCTTGTCTTCACAGGAGGAAGAGCGCGCGCGAATAGCACGCGAACTCCACGACAGTCTCAGTCAGGGTTTGATTGTCGTGAAAAACCGGGCGATGATGGGAATGCGCAATGTAGACAATAAGGAAAAATTGATCGCACAGCTCGAGGCGATTTCCGAGGCGGCCACCGAATCCCTCACCGATGTCCGCCAGATCTCACGCGATCTGCGCCCGCATCAGCTCGATCAACTCGGAATCACCGAAGCGCTGCGATCCATGATTCAGAACCTTACCGCCACAACGGAGATGACCCTGGATTTGGATTTCGATTCTATAGACGACAGATTTTCCCGTGACGACGAAATCGCGATCTTTCGTATCGTGCAGGAAGCGATGAATAACATACACAAACACGCAGGCGCCTCGCATGTCGCCGTTCATTTGCGAAATGAGGATAATGAAGTCAGAATATTCATACGCGACAATGGCGTCGGATTCGACGTCAACAGCGCGACACGCGGATTCGGCATCCAGGGTATGGGCGAACGCGTGCGCATCCTCGGCGGCAGGATGACGATTGATTCGCGAAAAGGGGAGGGCAGCACGATCACGTTGACCATCCCCCGTGATGGCAATTCGAACGTTATTACGAACCTGGGCATACTCAAACGGCGTCAGCAGGATGGCATGAGGGCGGTATGA
- a CDS encoding response regulator transcription factor, with protein MTLLIVDDSAAVRKMMRQLMHPLFETIHECEDGLAAVNAFDAQEYDIVIMDIQMPVLDGIEATEAIVSNHKEARIFLVTAHDNPEYRRRASASGAMAFCMKDDILALHSLLQAIVEAEYGVPIQAA; from the coding sequence ATGACATTGTTGATTGTGGATGACAGTGCCGCCGTACGAAAGATGATGCGGCAGTTGATGCACCCCTTATTTGAAACAATTCACGAATGCGAGGACGGGTTGGCCGCAGTCAACGCCTTCGACGCTCAGGAATACGACATTGTGATCATGGACATTCAGATGCCGGTTCTTGATGGAATCGAAGCGACGGAAGCGATTGTGAGCAACCACAAGGAAGCCCGGATCTTCCTCGTGACCGCGCATGACAATCCCGAGTACCGTCGTCGGGCGTCCGCGTCCGGAGCGATGGCGTTTTGCATGAAGGATGATATCCTGGCCCTGCACTCACTGTTGCAGGCGATCGTGGAAGCAGAGTACGGCGTCCCTATTCAGGCGGCCTGA
- the arfB gene encoding alternative ribosome rescue aminoacyl-tRNA hydrolase ArfB has product MLRITATLTLDDRELEERFIRSSGPGGQNVNKVASAVQLRLDVTGSASIPETVKERLARIAGKLITEDGILIIEARRFRTQERNRRDARERLASLLRRAMVPQKQRRPTRPTHASLEDRLRSKSRKGQLKKTRGRRWSAED; this is encoded by the coding sequence ATGTTGAGAATCACCGCTACTCTGACACTCGACGATCGCGAGCTCGAAGAACGCTTCATCCGTTCGTCCGGTCCCGGAGGCCAAAACGTCAATAAGGTCGCCAGCGCTGTGCAATTGCGCCTGGATGTCACCGGAAGCGCTTCAATTCCCGAAACAGTGAAGGAGCGTCTTGCGAGAATTGCCGGTAAACTGATTACGGAGGATGGCATTCTGATCATCGAAGCCAGGCGTTTTCGCACGCAGGAACGCAACAGACGTGATGCGCGCGAACGGCTCGCGTCCTTGCTGCGCAGGGCGATGGTTCCACAAAAACAGCGCCGGCCCACCCGTCCGACTCATGCCTCGCTGGAAGACCGTTTGCGCAGCAAATCCCGCAAGGGTCAGCTGAAGAAAACGCGTGGCAGACGATGGTCCGCAGAGGATTGA
- a CDS encoding tetratricopeptide repeat protein, with protein sequence MKLLLRAGVFLLLTMHAWSSSGPAVRFAEALQSYKSGQYSEAISLLESLARDGHAGYEVQYNLGNAYYKNGDIGKSVLAFQRALRLRPTDEDATHNLNVVLARTRDRVEPMPLLFFVQWWNDLKMSRLPDDFLLWSVIFLWLTAAAAFVFFGFRSTFVRRLALVGGVLIALCFAASFSLYSERLADFHQRNFAVVMAAQLSVKSAPDESGIESFIIHEGLTVEILERRDEQLLIRLADGKQGWIPSSQIERI encoded by the coding sequence ATGAAGCTTCTCCTTCGTGCCGGCGTTTTCCTGTTGCTGACGATGCACGCCTGGTCAAGTTCGGGACCCGCGGTCCGTTTCGCCGAAGCCCTGCAGTCCTATAAAAGCGGCCAGTACTCCGAAGCGATATCGCTGCTCGAGTCGCTGGCGCGTGATGGTCACGCGGGATACGAAGTGCAATACAATCTCGGAAACGCGTACTACAAGAACGGCGACATCGGAAAAAGCGTCCTCGCGTTTCAGCGTGCCTTACGATTGCGGCCGACGGACGAGGACGCGACGCACAATCTCAATGTCGTGCTGGCGCGAACCCGCGATCGGGTCGAGCCCATGCCGCTGCTCTTTTTTGTACAATGGTGGAACGATCTGAAGATGTCCCGGCTGCCCGATGATTTTCTCCTCTGGTCGGTGATTTTCCTCTGGCTGACCGCTGCCGCGGCTTTTGTGTTCTTCGGTTTCAGGTCCACCTTCGTACGACGCCTGGCGCTGGTGGGCGGTGTGTTGATCGCGTTGTGTTTCGCGGCAAGTTTTTCATTGTACAGCGAGCGGCTGGCGGATTTCCATCAGCGAAACTTTGCCGTTGTCATGGCGGCACAGCTCTCCGTGAAAAGCGCACCGGATGAATCGGGCATAGAGAGCTTCATTATTCACGAGGGACTCACCGTCGAAATTCTCGAGCGCCGCGACGAACAGCTCCTCATCCGCCTCGCGGACGGCAAACAGGGTTGGATACCCTCCTCACAGATCGAAAGAATCTGA